In a genomic window of Chryseobacterium sp. G0162:
- a CDS encoding phosphoheptose isomerase — MELEYVEHISPILKDGVKNYLIDIDGTITDDVPNEEPERMVTCEPYPDALKTINKWYDEGHQICFFTSRTENLKQITIDWLDKHGFKYHSVLCGKPRGGNYHWIDNHLVRATRYKGRFTDLVEKQVTIEVFKEDEE; from the coding sequence ATGGAATTAGAATACGTAGAGCATATCAGTCCTATTCTCAAGGATGGAGTTAAAAATTACTTAATCGATATAGACGGAACTATTACAGATGATGTTCCTAATGAAGAACCGGAAAGAATGGTTACCTGTGAACCATACCCTGACGCGTTGAAAACAATTAATAAATGGTATGATGAAGGGCATCAGATCTGTTTCTTTACCTCAAGAACCGAAAACCTGAAGCAAATCACAATCGATTGGCTGGATAAACATGGGTTCAAGTACCACAGTGTACTTTGTGGAAAGCCAAGAGGAGGTAATTATCACTGGATTGATAATCATTTGGTACGAGCTACGAGATACAAGGGAAGATTTACTGATCTGGTAGAAAAGCAAGTAACCATAGAAGTTTTCAAAGAAGACGAAGAATAA
- a CDS encoding NAD(P)H-hydrate dehydratase encodes MKIFTAEQIRSWDQFTISHEPISSIQLMERASTVVANWISEHCKVHRKAVLFCGDGNNGGDGLAVARMLYLKGFDVDVFVNDPKGKFSEDASVNLERLREISGISVRKFDEVEHYSLDDNTIIIDALFGTGLSRPLADGYKELVDWINKKDTIKISIDVPSGLSADVFFDRDSVVLKANYTLSFQCWKRSFLHPETGRYTGKVIILNIGLSEEYHERTETDYWVIDDSFAESLFNPRNEFAHKGNYGKAIIIGGSYGKIGAAVLATKSVLKTGAGLTFTLAPQCGYEVLQTSCPEAMFIEGGQQLINDFNIDKENTIGIGPGLGTHEDTQTGLLKFLKDYQSPLVLDADALNIISEDQRNHQLIPEKSIITPHPKEFERLFGKTENSFKRLELAREKAKELGIYIVLKDHHTQIITPVGDVYYNLTGNAGLAKGGSGDILTGILTSLLAQGYSEKNTCIFGVWLHGKAADFAAEKHSKESMLPTDVIDELGNVFTELNNKVERSL; translated from the coding sequence ATGAAAATATTCACTGCTGAACAAATTCGAAGCTGGGACCAATTTACGATTTCTCATGAACCTATATCTTCTATTCAATTGATGGAAAGAGCTTCAACAGTTGTAGCGAATTGGATATCTGAACATTGTAAGGTTCATAGAAAGGCTGTTTTGTTTTGTGGTGATGGTAATAATGGTGGTGATGGGTTGGCAGTGGCAAGAATGCTTTATCTGAAAGGATTTGATGTAGATGTATTTGTTAATGATCCTAAAGGGAAATTCTCAGAAGATGCTTCCGTGAACCTTGAAAGATTAAGGGAAATTTCGGGCATTTCTGTTCGAAAGTTTGATGAGGTGGAGCATTATTCCCTTGATGATAACACAATTATTATTGATGCGCTTTTCGGAACAGGATTATCAAGACCTTTAGCTGATGGGTACAAAGAATTGGTAGATTGGATTAATAAAAAAGATACTATTAAAATTTCAATTGATGTTCCATCCGGACTTTCTGCTGATGTTTTTTTTGATCGTGATTCTGTGGTTTTAAAAGCCAATTATACCCTAAGTTTTCAATGTTGGAAACGAAGTTTTCTTCATCCGGAAACAGGAAGGTATACTGGAAAAGTAATTATTCTAAATATTGGACTGAGCGAAGAATATCATGAAAGAACCGAGACTGATTATTGGGTGATTGATGACTCTTTTGCGGAATCACTTTTCAATCCTAGAAATGAATTTGCCCACAAAGGAAATTATGGTAAAGCAATTATTATAGGGGGAAGTTATGGTAAGATAGGAGCCGCAGTACTGGCCACAAAATCTGTTTTGAAAACGGGTGCCGGACTTACTTTTACATTAGCTCCCCAGTGTGGATATGAGGTATTGCAAACCTCTTGCCCGGAAGCCATGTTTATAGAAGGAGGACAACAGTTGATTAACGATTTTAATATAGATAAAGAGAATACCATAGGGATAGGTCCCGGCTTGGGAACCCATGAGGATACTCAAACGGGACTTTTGAAGTTCCTGAAAGATTATCAGTCTCCATTGGTTTTGGATGCCGATGCGTTAAATATTATTTCTGAAGACCAGAGAAACCATCAGTTAATTCCAGAGAAATCAATTATCACCCCTCATCCCAAAGAATTTGAAAGGTTGTTTGGAAAAACGGAAAATTCATTTAAAAGATTGGAACTGGCAAGAGAGAAGGCTAAGGAACTTGGAATTTATATTGTATTGAAGGATCATCATACACAAATCATTACACCGGTAGGAGATGTTTATTATAACCTGACTGGAAATGCCGGATTGGCCAAAGGAGGAAGTGGTGATATTCTGACCGGGATTCTGACCTCACTTTTAGCACAAGGATATTCAGAAAAAAATACCTGTATTTTTGGAGTATGGCTACACGGAAAAGCCGCTGATTTTGCTGCTGAAAAACATTCAAAAGAGTCCATGCTTCCTACGGATGTTATTGATGAACTGGGAAATGTTTTTACTGAACTGAATAATAAGGTAGAGCGAAGTTTATGA
- a CDS encoding replication-associated recombination protein A, with protein sequence MNQNIPLAEKLRPKTLDEVLGQEHLTGEKGTIRKMIENNSLNSLIFWGPPGTGKTTLAEIISESSGRKFYKLSAVSSGVKDVRDVIEDAKKQNLFSGKSPILFIDEIHRFNKSQQDSLLHAVEKGWIVLIGATTENPSFEVVSALLSRSQVYVLKALSYEKLEELIDIASERYNKDEGTDFKILEKEALIQYSGGDARKLINSVELVLNQYKNTDTKEIINSDVLEVLQETMALYDKNGEQHYDIISAFIKSMRGGDPNGAVYWLARMLVGGEDIKFIARRMLILAAEDIGLANPNALVIANNCFQAINVIGNPEARIILSETAVYLAVSPKSNSAYMAINEAMALVKQTGNLPVPLHLRNAPTKLMKDLDYGKEYKYAHSYEGNFVEQDFLPQEIREVKLYEPGNNSTEKKIYEELKKKWGKKY encoded by the coding sequence TTGAATCAAAATATTCCATTAGCCGAGAAATTAAGACCTAAAACCCTGGACGAAGTTTTGGGGCAGGAACATCTTACCGGCGAAAAAGGGACGATCAGAAAAATGATCGAAAACAATAGCCTGAATTCTCTGATCTTTTGGGGACCTCCGGGAACAGGAAAGACTACGCTGGCAGAAATTATTTCCGAAAGCTCAGGAAGGAAGTTTTATAAGCTTTCTGCTGTTTCTTCAGGAGTGAAAGATGTTCGCGATGTAATTGAAGATGCTAAAAAACAGAATTTATTTTCCGGAAAATCTCCCATTTTATTTATTGATGAGATTCATCGTTTCAATAAATCCCAGCAGGATTCGTTGTTGCATGCTGTAGAAAAAGGCTGGATCGTTTTGATAGGAGCTACGACAGAAAATCCAAGTTTTGAAGTTGTTTCTGCTTTGTTATCCAGAAGCCAGGTTTATGTTCTGAAAGCTTTAAGCTATGAAAAACTTGAGGAACTTATTGATATTGCTTCCGAGAGATATAATAAAGACGAAGGAACAGATTTTAAAATTCTTGAAAAAGAAGCCCTTATCCAATATTCAGGAGGAGATGCCAGAAAACTGATTAATTCCGTAGAACTGGTTTTGAATCAGTATAAAAATACAGACACCAAGGAGATTATTAACTCAGATGTACTGGAAGTCCTGCAGGAAACCATGGCGTTGTATGATAAGAATGGTGAGCAGCATTATGATATTATCTCTGCTTTCATTAAATCAATGCGTGGAGGTGATCCAAACGGAGCGGTATATTGGTTGGCGAGAATGCTTGTTGGAGGAGAAGATATTAAGTTTATTGCAAGAAGAATGCTGATTCTGGCAGCAGAAGATATTGGGCTGGCCAATCCTAATGCGCTGGTGATTGCCAATAACTGTTTTCAGGCTATCAATGTGATCGGAAATCCTGAGGCAAGAATTATTCTAAGCGAAACGGCTGTGTATCTTGCTGTCTCTCCTAAGAGTAATTCTGCGTATATGGCTATTAATGAAGCAATGGCTTTAGTAAAGCAAACGGGAAATTTACCTGTACCTCTTCATTTAAGAAATGCTCCGACCAAGTTGATGAAGGATCTGGATTATGGAAAAGAATATAAGTATGCCCATTCCTATGAAGGAAACTTTGTAGAGCAGGATTTCCTTCCTCAGGAAATTAGAGAGGTAAAACTGTATGAACCTGGAAATAATTCCACAGAAAAAAAGATCTATGAAGAACTGAAAAAGAAGTGGGGAAAAAAATATTAA
- the lgt gene encoding prolipoprotein diacylglyceryl transferase has protein sequence MFVFAFGFGYILMTRIFKIDNVNQKYLEPLFTWTLIGTILGARLGHVIFYQPELFKEDFWSVFLPISTKNGLKFTGFSGLASHGATIALILTTLYYSYKIIKKNPFWVYDRLGIVVALGGAFVRMGNFFNSEIVGKPADPNSPFALLFPQQSSEYGLTVPRYPSQLFEAVGYVALFILLWILYRKTNKKYQQGWLFGLFFIILWAIRFFVEFLKEPQGDEFIQIGGLNTGQVLSIPFMIAGVIIMIVSKKFKITEAENEKPE, from the coding sequence ATGTTTGTTTTCGCATTTGGTTTCGGATATATTTTAATGACAAGGATCTTTAAGATTGACAATGTTAACCAAAAATACCTTGAACCTCTTTTCACATGGACATTGATAGGAACGATCCTGGGAGCAAGATTAGGACACGTTATTTTTTATCAGCCAGAACTGTTTAAAGAAGATTTCTGGAGTGTATTTTTACCTATCAGTACCAAAAACGGTCTCAAATTCACCGGGTTCTCCGGATTGGCAAGCCACGGGGCAACCATAGCCTTAATTCTTACCACTCTTTATTATTCATATAAAATTATCAAAAAAAATCCTTTCTGGGTATATGACAGATTAGGAATCGTGGTAGCTTTAGGAGGTGCCTTTGTAAGAATGGGAAACTTCTTCAATTCTGAAATTGTAGGAAAACCAGCTGATCCAAACTCTCCGTTTGCTTTACTGTTTCCACAACAAAGCAGCGAATATGGGCTTACAGTTCCACGTTATCCGAGCCAGTTATTTGAAGCAGTAGGATATGTTGCCCTGTTCATTTTATTATGGATTCTTTATAGAAAAACTAATAAAAAATACCAGCAAGGATGGCTATTCGGACTATTCTTTATCATTCTTTGGGCGATCAGATTCTTTGTAGAATTCCTGAAAGAACCTCAAGGTGATGAATTTATTCAGATCGGTGGTTTAAATACGGGGCAGGTTCTGTCTATCCCTTTTATGATTGCTGGGGTAATTATCATGATTGTTTCCAAAAAATTTAAAATTACGGAAGCAGAAAACGAGAAACCTGAATAA
- a CDS encoding arsenate reductase family protein, protein MKKVFYLNTCDTCRKILAQFDLTDWELREIKKQPITKEELTEMHKLTKSYEALFSKKSTQIKLRGLDVKSLGEKDFKELLLDHYTFLKRPVFMTDKDIFVGNDKNNVEALRTFFGVSE, encoded by the coding sequence ATGAAGAAAGTATTTTATCTGAATACGTGCGATACCTGCAGAAAAATTTTAGCACAATTTGATCTTACAGACTGGGAGCTACGTGAGATTAAAAAACAACCTATTACCAAAGAAGAATTAACAGAAATGCATAAACTGACGAAGTCTTATGAAGCTTTGTTTAGCAAAAAATCTACTCAGATCAAGTTGAGAGGTTTAGACGTAAAGTCTTTGGGTGAAAAAGATTTTAAAGAATTGTTACTGGATCACTATACTTTCTTAAAACGCCCTGTCTTTATGACGGATAAGGATATTTTTGTAGGAAACGATAAAAATAATGTAGAGGCTTTAAGAACATTCTTTGGCGTGAGTGAATGA
- the mscL gene encoding large conductance mechanosensitive channel protein MscL, with protein MGFVKEFKEFAFKGNVLDLAVGVIIGAAFGKIVSSLVEDVITPLILNPALKAAGAENIAKLTWNGVAYGNFLSAVISFLCIAMVLFFIIKGANKVNKKEAPAPAGPTEDQKLLAEIRDLLKSKNNI; from the coding sequence ATGGGATTTGTTAAGGAATTTAAAGAGTTTGCCTTTAAAGGAAATGTTCTCGATCTTGCTGTCGGTGTAATCATTGGTGCAGCATTTGGTAAAATTGTTTCGTCTTTGGTTGAAGATGTTATCACCCCTTTGATCTTAAACCCTGCTCTTAAAGCAGCGGGAGCAGAAAATATCGCTAAACTAACCTGGAATGGTGTGGCTTACGGAAACTTCCTGTCTGCAGTGATCAGCTTTCTGTGTATTGCTATGGTTCTTTTCTTTATCATTAAAGGAGCTAATAAAGTCAACAAAAAAGAAGCTCCGGCTCCAGCAGGACCTACAGAAGATCAAAAGCTATTAGCTGAGATCAGAGATTTACTGAAAAGTAAAAACAATATATAA
- the yidD gene encoding membrane protein insertion efficiency factor YidD, with translation MVILIKFYQWFISPLLPKNCRYEPTCSHYMIESLRVHGLFKGFWLGFKRILRCHPWGGSGYDPVPPKHKHP, from the coding sequence ATGGTAATTTTGATAAAATTTTACCAATGGTTCATCTCGCCCCTACTTCCTAAAAATTGCCGTTACGAACCTACTTGCTCTCATTATATGATAGAGTCTTTACGGGTTCATGGTCTATTTAAAGGTTTCTGGCTGGGATTTAAAAGGATTTTAAGATGTCATCCGTGGGGAGGAAGTGGCTACGATCCTGTTCCACCAAAACATAAGCATCCATAA
- the idi gene encoding isopentenyl-diphosphate Delta-isomerase: MEELVVLVNPDDVVLGLMEKQQAHVNGLLHRAFSVFLFNSKGEMLLQKRASGKYHSPNQWTNAVCSHPRIGETYLAGAQRRLKEELGIEADLSEKFNFIYKADVGGDLWEHELDYVFVGNYESDFNLNKEEVEEVRFISPEDLDQEISENPEHFTEWFKIILEEYKHHF; this comes from the coding sequence ATGGAAGAATTAGTAGTTTTAGTAAATCCTGATGATGTGGTTTTGGGCTTGATGGAAAAACAGCAAGCTCACGTTAATGGCCTGTTACACCGTGCTTTTTCTGTATTCCTGTTCAATTCGAAAGGCGAAATGCTTCTTCAGAAAAGAGCATCAGGAAAGTACCATTCTCCCAATCAATGGACCAATGCTGTCTGTTCTCACCCCAGAATTGGGGAAACTTATCTGGCCGGAGCCCAAAGAAGATTAAAAGAAGAATTGGGAATTGAGGCTGACCTTTCGGAAAAATTCAATTTTATTTACAAAGCAGATGTAGGAGGTGACCTTTGGGAACATGAACTTGACTATGTTTTTGTAGGAAATTATGAATCAGACTTTAATCTGAACAAAGAGGAAGTGGAAGAAGTAAGATTTATTTCCCCCGAAGATTTGGATCAAGAAATTTCTGAAAATCCTGAACACTTTACAGAATGGTTCAAAATCATTCTCGAAGAATATAAACACCATTTTTAA
- a CDS encoding D-2-hydroxyacid dehydrogenase, translating into MKVLANDGLDQSGIDALTEKGFEVITTKVPQEFLVDYINEHQVRTLLVRSATQVRKDIIDGCPSLEIIGRGGVGMDNIDVDYAREKGIHVINTPAASSESVAELVFAHLFSGARFLQDSNRKMPLVGDTEFAGLKKAYAAGIELRGKTIGIIGMGRIGQEVARIALGLGMRVVAADNNVGKASIKVKFYNNQFINVDIETEPLQEVLKHSDFITLHVPAQKDGYMIGKSEFEIMKDGVAIVNCSRGGVIDESALIDALDSGKVRFAGLDVFINEPTPSKEILNHSKISLTPHTGASTLEAQDRIGLSLADQISSILQIQ; encoded by the coding sequence ATGAAAGTTTTAGCTAATGACGGCCTGGACCAATCTGGAATTGATGCATTAACAGAAAAAGGATTCGAGGTGATTACTACAAAAGTTCCACAGGAATTTTTAGTAGATTATATTAACGAGCACCAAGTTCGTACTTTATTGGTAAGAAGTGCTACACAGGTGAGAAAAGATATTATTGACGGTTGCCCATCGCTCGAAATCATTGGAAGAGGGGGTGTAGGAATGGATAATATTGATGTAGATTATGCAAGAGAAAAAGGAATCCATGTCATCAACACGCCGGCGGCTTCTTCGGAATCAGTGGCTGAACTTGTTTTTGCCCATTTGTTTTCCGGAGCTAGATTTCTTCAGGATTCCAACAGAAAAATGCCTTTGGTAGGAGATACAGAATTTGCAGGTCTTAAAAAAGCATATGCAGCAGGAATTGAGCTAAGAGGAAAAACCATCGGAATCATTGGGATGGGAAGAATAGGCCAGGAAGTCGCAAGAATAGCTCTTGGGCTTGGGATGAGAGTGGTTGCTGCAGATAATAATGTAGGAAAAGCAAGTATCAAAGTAAAGTTCTACAACAATCAGTTCATCAATGTAGATATAGAAACGGAACCATTGCAGGAAGTTTTGAAGCATTCAGACTTTATTACACTTCATGTTCCGGCTCAGAAAGACGGATATATGATTGGTAAAAGTGAGTTTGAAATTATGAAAGATGGAGTTGCTATCGTTAACTGTTCCAGAGGAGGAGTGATTGATGAATCTGCTTTAATTGATGCTTTGGATTCCGGTAAAGTAAGATTTGCAGGACTGGATGTTTTCATCAATGAGCCAACGCCTTCTAAAGAAATTTTAAACCATTCTAAAATATCCCTGACGCCCCATACAGGTGCTTCTACGCTTGAAGCTCAGGATAGAATCGGTCTTTCTCTGGCAGATCAGATTTCCAGTATTTTACAGATCCAATAA
- the gcvT gene encoding glycine cleavage system aminomethyltransferase GcvT — MKKTALYDKHVSLGAKIVPFAGFEMPVQYSGVTEEHFAVREKAGLFDVSHMGQFFIEGPGSKDLLQFVTTNNVDTLENGKAQYSCLPNENGGIVDDLIVYKMEDDKYFVVVNASNIDKDWNHISKYNTFGAKMTNASDDMSLLAVQGPKATEILQKLTDVNLSEIPYYNFTVGSVAGVNDVIISNTGYTGSGGFEIYFKNENAEKLWDEVMKAGEAEGIVPCGLAARDTLRLEKGFCLYGNDIDDTTSPIEAGLGWITKFDKEFVSKEVFAKQKEEGVTRKLVAFELTDKGVPRHDYPVVDAEGNVIGKVTSGTQSPMKKIGLGLAYVDKPHFKLGSEIFIQVRNKNIPAKVVKAPFV; from the coding sequence ATGAAGAAAACAGCTTTGTACGACAAACATGTTTCATTAGGAGCTAAGATCGTACCTTTCGCAGGTTTTGAAATGCCTGTACAATATTCAGGAGTAACAGAAGAGCATTTTGCAGTAAGAGAAAAAGCAGGATTATTTGATGTTTCCCACATGGGACAGTTTTTCATCGAAGGTCCGGGATCTAAAGATCTTTTGCAATTTGTGACCACTAACAATGTAGATACTCTTGAAAACGGAAAAGCTCAGTACTCATGTCTTCCCAACGAAAACGGAGGAATCGTAGACGACCTTATCGTTTACAAAATGGAGGATGACAAATACTTTGTAGTTGTAAACGCTTCCAATATTGACAAAGACTGGAACCATATTTCAAAATACAATACTTTCGGAGCAAAAATGACCAACGCTTCTGATGACATGTCATTGTTAGCAGTTCAAGGTCCTAAAGCGACTGAAATTCTTCAAAAACTTACTGATGTAAACCTTTCTGAAATTCCTTACTATAATTTTACTGTAGGAAGTGTTGCGGGAGTAAATGATGTTATTATTTCTAATACAGGATACACAGGAAGCGGAGGTTTTGAGATCTATTTCAAAAATGAAAACGCAGAAAAGCTTTGGGATGAAGTAATGAAGGCTGGTGAAGCTGAAGGAATTGTTCCTTGCGGTTTGGCTGCCAGAGATACTTTAAGACTTGAAAAAGGATTCTGTCTTTACGGAAATGATATCGACGATACAACTTCTCCAATTGAAGCAGGTCTTGGATGGATCACTAAATTTGATAAAGAATTCGTTTCTAAAGAAGTTTTCGCAAAACAGAAAGAGGAAGGTGTTACCAGAAAATTAGTAGCTTTTGAATTAACGGACAAGGGAGTTCCAAGACACGACTACCCTGTTGTAGATGCAGAAGGAAATGTAATTGGAAAAGTAACTTCCGGAACTCAGTCTCCGATGAAGAAAATAGGGTTAGGTCTTGCTTATGTAGACAAGCCTCATTTTAAATTAGGTTCTGAGATCTTTATCCAGGTAAGAAATAAAAACATTCCTGCAAAAGTGGTGAAAGCTCCTTTTGTATAA